Proteins encoded by one window of Mustela erminea isolate mMusErm1 chromosome 5, mMusErm1.Pri, whole genome shotgun sequence:
- the CCDC198 gene encoding uncharacterized protein CCDC198 isoform X1 — protein MGLSHSKAHPRVTKVAPLQDKEEEAPSASPVDLALNQNLEEKSSYLFARLQDPKKALEGQLPPLRETWCGRYSAVPRAMYFDIPLEHGETSIIKRHPPRRLQRLEPIDLPQVITSETLLSQHEARTTHKAKQELEKKMQTPGYTPRKRQYLHKMRMLEMNRDRQEKKSLPREARSNKQKPRDHKAKKILQSIPRNDDRDLPTLLPDETLNRRSPGNTQNEDLGEHQARNDCCPQKIGKMETWFREQEARGQLLWDSSSSDSEELRKSEKKPQALVRTRTERIPLFDEFFD, from the exons ATGGGCCTGAGCCACTCTAAGGCTCACCCTCGGGTGACCAAAGTAGCTCCCTTGCAAGACAAAGAGGAAGAGGCTCCCTCTGCCAGCCCCGTGGACTTGGCACTCAAtcagaatctggaagaaaagagTTCCTACCTGTTCGCAAGGCTGCAGGACCCGAAGAAAGCTCTGGAAGGGCAGCTGCCACCTCTCCGGGAGACCTGGTGTGGAAGATACTCCGCAG TACCCAGGGCCATGTATTTTGACATTCCACTGGAACACGGAGAAACAAGTATTATTAAAAGGCATCCACCCCGAAGACTTCAA AGGCTTGAACCCATTGACCTGCCACAAGTAATTACTTCTGAAACGCTCCTGAGCCAGCATGAAGCCAGAACAACTCACAAAGCAAAG CAGGAACTGGAAAAGAAGATGCAAACTCCAGGGTACACCCCCAGGAAGAGGCAGTATTTACATAAGATGCGAATGCTGGAAATGAACCGTGACAGACAAGAG aagaaaagtcTTCCCAGGGAGGCAAGAAGTAATAAGCAAAAACCAAGGGACCATAAAGCCAAGAAAATCCTTCAAAGCATCCCAAGAAATGATGACAGGGACCTTCCAACCTTGTTGCCGGATGAAACCTTAAACAGAAGAAGTCCAG GAAATACCCAGAATGAAGATTTGGGAGAACACCAAGCAAGGAATGACTGTTGTCCCCAGAAAATTGGCAAAATGGAAACGTGGTTCCGTGAACAAGAGGCACGGGGCCAGCTTCTCTGGGACAGTTCTAGCTCTGACTCAGAGGAGTTGAGAAAAAGCGAGAAGAAACCACAAGCACTGGTGAGGACCAGGACAGAAAGAATCCCACTTTTTGATGAGTTCTTTGATTGA
- the CCDC198 gene encoding uncharacterized protein CCDC198 isoform X2: MGLSHSKAHPRVTKVAPLQDKEEEAPSASPVDLALNQNLEEKSSYLFARLQDPKKALEGQLPPLRETWCGRYSAVPRAMYFDIPLEHGETSIIKRHPPRRLQRLEPIDLPQVITSETLLSQHEARTTHKAKELEKKMQTPGYTPRKRQYLHKMRMLEMNRDRQEKKSLPREARSNKQKPRDHKAKKILQSIPRNDDRDLPTLLPDETLNRRSPGNTQNEDLGEHQARNDCCPQKIGKMETWFREQEARGQLLWDSSSSDSEELRKSEKKPQALVRTRTERIPLFDEFFD; this comes from the exons ATGGGCCTGAGCCACTCTAAGGCTCACCCTCGGGTGACCAAAGTAGCTCCCTTGCAAGACAAAGAGGAAGAGGCTCCCTCTGCCAGCCCCGTGGACTTGGCACTCAAtcagaatctggaagaaaagagTTCCTACCTGTTCGCAAGGCTGCAGGACCCGAAGAAAGCTCTGGAAGGGCAGCTGCCACCTCTCCGGGAGACCTGGTGTGGAAGATACTCCGCAG TACCCAGGGCCATGTATTTTGACATTCCACTGGAACACGGAGAAACAAGTATTATTAAAAGGCATCCACCCCGAAGACTTCAA AGGCTTGAACCCATTGACCTGCCACAAGTAATTACTTCTGAAACGCTCCTGAGCCAGCATGAAGCCAGAACAACTCACAAAGCAAAG GAACTGGAAAAGAAGATGCAAACTCCAGGGTACACCCCCAGGAAGAGGCAGTATTTACATAAGATGCGAATGCTGGAAATGAACCGTGACAGACAAGAG aagaaaagtcTTCCCAGGGAGGCAAGAAGTAATAAGCAAAAACCAAGGGACCATAAAGCCAAGAAAATCCTTCAAAGCATCCCAAGAAATGATGACAGGGACCTTCCAACCTTGTTGCCGGATGAAACCTTAAACAGAAGAAGTCCAG GAAATACCCAGAATGAAGATTTGGGAGAACACCAAGCAAGGAATGACTGTTGTCCCCAGAAAATTGGCAAAATGGAAACGTGGTTCCGTGAACAAGAGGCACGGGGCCAGCTTCTCTGGGACAGTTCTAGCTCTGACTCAGAGGAGTTGAGAAAAAGCGAGAAGAAACCACAAGCACTGGTGAGGACCAGGACAGAAAGAATCCCACTTTTTGATGAGTTCTTTGATTGA